A genomic segment from Lytechinus variegatus isolate NC3 chromosome 10, Lvar_3.0, whole genome shotgun sequence encodes:
- the LOC121422613 gene encoding uncharacterized protein LOC121422613 encodes MVIVKETVAKKSTAENKSSSDNQTANGNATRLFGDQSPTMPGSAEDVLPLPVRLALVFIGHWRPGVKKNEDKTLNPSKENNNDNRNESKFDEEKMVGGPRSSFDDVTSQLMNHDENLHNQEQRTPLCKRLKEYCRCSDLMGMAFLIFSCCMMFYDLEAYFRSYWGIKEYTLHFVTYVTFVGQLMVLPYWFLFTRIKYGIISKSHLRVSTTSMNFIAHRIKVIRRGRSDSITLSWFPFCCILAWPVISGCFRVLYDYKFRLCKISSIHGEVSHWNSLLGFVTYGCFCYILYLQRKSFEIEAQQVFRYALEQAPYQNVDAVLSRIRQFSLQYKFIRKHIRRWMAFTILVSTFGLTSCIAWNYLVFNEEKNNNPDLLWSIYFMNALVSSQKITFVVVPVFALGGFNMDHIWRRFKEKIAHSREYRYKKFWKAVNKYVKDINHVSLSGDVISSIISSGIGFYLGLNLTKSQDISFWVDPAQGCNLTFPTGF; translated from the exons ATGGTTATTGTAAAAGAAACGG TGGCGAAGAAGAGCACCGCAGAAAATAAATCATCTTCAGATAACCAAACTGCTAATGGGAATGCTACCCGTCTTTTCGGAGATCAATCGCCAACAATGCCTGGATCCGCCGAAGATGTGCTACCCCTTCCTGTAAGATTGGCTCTGGTGTTCATTGGCCATTGGCGTCCTGGggtaaagaaaaatgaagacaaAACGCTCAATCCATCCAAGGAAAACAACAATGACAACCGGAATGAGTCGAAATTCGATGAAGAGAAGATGGTAGGAGGTCCAAGATCATCCTTCGACGATGTCACGTCCCAATTGATGAACCATGATGAAAACCTACACAACCAGGAGCAACGAACCCCATTGTGCAAGAGATTGAAAG AATACTGCCGTTGTTCAGACCTGATGGGAATGGCATTCCTTATATTCTCGTGCTGCATGATGTTTTACGACCTAGAAGCATACTTTCGTAGTTACTGGGGTATCAAAGAGTACACCCTCCATTTTGTCACGTACGTCACCTTCGTAGGTCAGCTTATGGTTTTACCTTACTGGTTCCTGTTCACGCGCATAAAATATGGGATAATCAGTAAAAGTCACCTTCGGGTTTCCACCACGTCCATGAATTTCATCGCACATCGAATCAAGGTCATCCGAAGAGGGCGTTCCGACTCGATCACCCTGTCCTGGTTCCCTTTCTGCTGCATCCTTGCGTGGCCCGTAATATCGGGGTGCTTTCGAGTCCTGTACGACTACAAATTCCGACTCTGTAAGATATCCAGCATCCATGGTGAAGTTAGTCACTGGAATTCACTCCTCGGGTTTGTCACCTACGGGTGCTTTTGTTACATCTTATACTTGCAGCGCAAATCGTTCGAAATCGAAGCGCAGCAGGTGTTCCGTTACGCCTTGGAACAGGCGCCCTACCAGAATGTCGATGCGGTGCTCAGCCGCATCCGGCAATTCAGCTTACAGTATAAATTCATCCGTAAGCACATCAGGCGATGGATGGCGTTTACTATCCTGGTTTCGACGTTCGGGCTCACATCTTGCATCGCGTGGAATTACCTGGTGttcaatgaagagaaaaataacaACCCAGACCTTCTCTGGTCCATCTACTTCATGAACGCCCTGGTCAGCTCACAGAAGATCACCTTCGTCGTTGTACCTGTGTTTGCGCTGGGTGGTTTTAACATGGATCATATTTGGAGACGCTTCAAAGAAAAGATCGCCCACAGCAGAGAATACAGGTACAAGAAATTCTGGAAAGCTGTCAACAAGTACGTCAAGGACATAAATCACGTCTCACTTTCTGGGGATGTGATATCTTCTATCATATCCTCGGGGATCGGTTTCTATCTCGGATTGAATTTGACAAAGAGCCAGGATATAAGCTTCTGGGTCGACCCAGCACAAGGTTGCAATCTGACATTTCCCACGGGTTTTTAG